One Equus caballus isolate H_3958 breed thoroughbred chromosome 8, TB-T2T, whole genome shotgun sequence genomic window, GTACCACTGAGGCTACAACCACACCAGTTACCACTTCAACAGAACAGACTACTACACCAACTGCCAGCACTACCACTGAGGCTACTACCACAACAGCCATCACTTCTATGGAACAGACTACCACACCAACTAGCAGCACTACCACTGAGGCTGCTACAGCAACAGCCACCACTACCATTTCCACCAAAACTACAACCACCGCAACAGCCACCACTTCAACGGAACAGACtaccaccccaaccttcagcaccACCACTGAGGCTACCACCACAACACGTACCACTTCAACTGAACAGACTACCACACCAACTGCCAGCACTACCACTGAGGCTACAACCACAACAGTCACCACTTCCATGGAACAGACTACCACACCTACTGCCAGCACTACCATTGATGCTACAACCACAACAGCCACCACTTCTATGGAACAGACTACCACACCAACTACCAGCACTACCACGGAGGCTACTACTGCAACAGCCACCACTACCATTTCCACCGAAACGACAACCACCACAACAGCTACCACTTCAATGGAACAGACTACCACCCCAACCTCCAGCACTACCACTGAGGCTACCACCACAACACCTAGCACTTCAACTGAACAGATTGCTACACCAACTGCCAGCCCTACCACTGAGGCTATAACCACAGCAGCCACCGCTTCAACTGAACTGACTACTACACCAACTGCCAGCACCCCCACTGAGGCTACTACTGCAACAGCCACCACTACCATTTCCACCGAAACGACAACCACCACAACAGCTACCACTTCAATGGAACAGACTACCACCCCAACCTCCAGCACTACCACTGAGGCTACCACCACAACACCTAGCACTTCAACTGAACAGATTGCTACACCAACTGCCAGCCCTACCACTGAGGCTATAACCACAGCAGCCACCGCTTCAACTGAACTGACTACTACACCAACTGCCAGCACCCCCACTGAGGCTACTACTGCAACAGCCACCACTACCATTTCCACTGACACTACAATCACCACAGCAGCTATCGCTTCAACTGAACCAACTACCACAATGACTACCAGAAGTACTACTGAGGCTGCCACAACAGCCACAACTTTAATGGAACCAAGTACCACACCAACTTCCAGCCCTACCACGGAGGTTACAACCACACCAGCCACCACTACTGCTCCCACAGAATCTACAACCACAATAGCCACTACATCAACTGAACAGACTACCACACCAGCCTCCAGCACTACCACTGAGGCTACCACCACAACAGCTACCACTTCAACTGAACAGACTACCACACCAACTGCCAGCACTGCTACTGAGGCTACAACCACAACAGTCACCACTTCAGCTGAACAGACTACTACACCAACTGCCAGCACTACTACTGAGGCTACAACCACAACAGTCACCACTTCAACTGAACAGACTACTACACCAACTTCCAGCACTACCACTGAGGCTACAACCACAACAGCCACCACTTCCATGGAACAGAGTACCACACCTACTGCCAGCACTACCACTGAGGCTACAACCACAACAGTCACCACTTCAACTGAACAGACTACTACACCAACTGCCAGCACTACCACTGAGGCTACTACAGCAACAGCCACCACTACCATTTCCACTGAAACGACAACCGTCACAACAGCCACCACTTCAATGGAACAGACTACCACCCCAATCTCCAGCACTACCACTGAGACTACCCTCACAACAGCTACCACTTCAACTGAACAGACTACCACACCAACTGCCAGCACTACCACTGAGGCTACAACCACAACAGCCACCACTTCAATGGAACAGACTACCACACCTACTGCCAGCACTACCACTGAGGCTACAACCACAACAGCCACCACTTCAACAGAACTGACTACTACACCAACTGCCAGCACCCCCACTGAGGCTACTACTGCAACAGCCACCACTACCATTTCAACCGAAACTACAACCACCACAGCAGCTATCACTTCAACTGAACCAACTACCACAATGACTACCAGCAGTACTACTGAGGCTGCCACAACAACCACGACTTTAATGGAACCAAGTACCACACCAACTTCCAGCCCTACCATGGAGGTTACAACCACAACAGCCACCACTACTGCTCCCACAGAATCTACAACCACAATAGCCACTACATCAACTGAACAGACTACCACACCAACTACCAGCACTACCACTGAGACTACCACTGCAACAGCCACCACTTCAACAGAACTGACTACCACACCAACTACCAGCACTACCACTGAGGCTACTACTGCAACAGCCATCACTACCATTTCCACTGAAACTACAACTACCACAGCAGCCACCACTTCTACTGAACAGACTACCACACCAACTGCCAGCCCTACCACTGAGGCTACTTCCACAGCAGCCACCGCTTCAACAGAACTGACTACTACACCAACTGCCAGCACCCCCACTGAGGCTACTACTGCAACAGCCACCACTACCATTTCAACTGAAACTACAACCACCACAGCAGCTATCACTTCAACTGAACCAACTACCACAATGACTACCAGCAGTACTACTGAGGCTGCCACAACAACCACGACTTTAATGGAACCAAGTACCACACCAACTTCCAGCCCTACCATGGAGGTTACAACCACAACAGCCACCACTACTGCTCCCACAGAATCTACAACCACAATAGCCACTACATCAACTGAACAGACTACCACACCAACTACCAGCACTACCACTGAGACTACCACTGCAACAGCCACCACTTCAACAGAACTGACTACCACACCAACTACCAGCACTACCACTGAGGCTACTACTGCAACAGCCACCACTACCATTTCCACTGAAACTACAACTACCACAGCAGCCACCACTTCTACTGAGCAGACTACCATACCAACTGTCAGCAGGACCACTGAGGCTACAACCACAACAGCCACCACTTCAACGGAACAGACTACCACACCAACTTCTGGCACTACCACTGAGGCTACCACAACAATAGCCAGTACTTCAACCGAACAGACTACCACACAAACTACCAGTACTACCACTGAGGATACCACCACAGCAGCCACCACTACAACAGAACTGCCTACCACACCAACTTCTGGCACTACCACTGAGGTTACCACAGCCATAGCCAGTACTTCAACTGAACAGACTACCACACCAACTACCAGTAGTACCACTGAGGCTACCACCACAGCAGCCACCACTACAACAGAACTGCCTACCACACTAAGTACCAGCAGTACCACTGGGGCTGCCTCCACTGCTTCCACTACTGCAGCTTCCACTGAACCTACAGACACCACAGCATCTACCACTTCAACTGAACTGACTACCCCAATGACTACCAGTATTCCCACTGAGGCTACAACCATAATAGCTACCATTGCTGTTTCCACTGAACCTACAACCACAATAGCCACTACATCAACTGAGCAGACTACCACACCAACTACCAGCAGTACCACTGAGACTACCACTGCAACAGCCACCACTTCAACAGAACTGACTACCACACCAACTACCAGCACTACCACTGAGACTACCACTGCAACAGCCACCACTTCAACAGAACTGACTACCACACCAACTACCAGCACTACCACTGAGGCTACCACTGCAACAGCCACCACTACCATTTCCACTGAAACTACAACTACCACAGCAGCCACCACTTCTACTGAGCAGACTACCATACCAACTGTCAGCAGGACCACTGAAGCTACAACCACAACAGCCACCACTTCAACGGAACAGACTACCACACCAACTTCTGGCACTACCACTGAGGCTACCACAGCCGTAGCCAGTACTTCAACTGAACAGACTACCACACCAACTACCAGTAGTACCACTGAGGATACCACCACAGCAGCCACCACTACAACAGAACTGCCTACCACACTAAGTACCAGCAGTACCACTGGGGCTGCCTCCACTGCTTCCACTACTGCAGCTTCCACTGAACCTACAGATACCACAGCATCTACCACTTCACTGAACCGACTACCCCAATGACTACCAGTATTCCCACTGAGGCTACAACCGTAATAGCTACCACTGCTGTTTCCACTGAACCTACAACCACAATACCCACCACATCAACTGAACAGACTACCACACCAACCTTCAGGACTACCACTGAGGCTACCACCACAACAGCCATTACAACAGCTTCTTATGAATCTACAACCATCACAGTAGCCAGCACTTCAACTGAACCACCTACTACGATGACTGCTAGCACTACCAGTGAGACTACCACCACAACAGCCAGCGCTACCAGTTCTGTGGAACCTGAAACTGCCACACCAGCCGCCATTTTAACTGAACCCACCAGCAAAACTGTTACCCCCTTCTCTTAATCTGAAGATATCACCATAACTCTAAGCAGTGTCCTTTCAACGGAATGAATTACCACATCTACGATTACCATTTAAATTGCACACATAGCCATGACTACCAGGTTCATATTAACTGAGTCTGTGACCGATATAACTTTTACTAAATCTACTATTATGAGATTACAGTACCAGTACAACTCTTTTTTTATCCACATTGGCAACCCCTTCCACTTCAGCTGAAGCTACAGTTACATAAATTAGCAACCTCAACTCAAATgtgtattattcccatttcaaaTGATCTTTCTTACAATTATCGTCAGTTTAACAGAATTTCCAGACAATACTATCTGCGCTTCACCTGAATCTACACTGCCCACAATAGCTACCTCCATCAGTGACTGAATctaatctgttttctgaaagaactAAAACATCCTCTATAACCCTTACTGCCACCACCTCaagtataaataaaatcaacACAGATGGCACCAATTTGACTGACTTTCCAATCACAACACCATAATGACTTTAGTTGAATTTATAATCTCCATAATCAAGCTAACCTGTTAATAGAAAATGCAGCCATATCGTCTGAGTAATCTACTATCACAATGAGTTAGAGATTCCACTATCCCTTCAAATGAGTCTATAGCTACATTACGTCAACAAAACGTAGTAATACCATAACTtctactgaaatttcacaatagaGACCACCACAGCAATAGATT contains:
- the LOC111774837 gene encoding mucin-2-like, which gives rise to MDRKHGKYVVNIEPSGNQPPFLNPRNHEARSSACWFPTSTDATGDVGVNLTGVCTNTGTLGHSEFPNREFQHGQVTRNFFRDWSLWKIFLACLLACLITTAIGVLIVSLVYSGKNNKGTIVIQLPQNQETTSSTTGPTSSTSSTAAATTTISTETTTTTRASTSTEQTTTPTASSTTEATTTTPTTSTEQTTTPTASTTTAATTTTATTSMEQTTTPTASTTTEATTATATTTISTKTTTTTAAITSTEPTTTMTTSSTTEATTTTTLMEPSTTPTSSPTTEVTTTTATTTAPTESTTTIATTSTEQTTTPTTSPTTEATTTTATISTEQTTIPTVSSTTEATTTPVTTSTEQTTTPTASTTTEATTTTAITSMEQTTTPTSSTTTEAATATATTTISTKTTTTATATTSTEQTTTPTFSTTTEATTTTRTTSTEQTTTPTASTTTEATTTTVTTSMEQTTTPTASTTIDATTTTATTSMEQTTTPTTSTTTEATTATATTTISTETTTTTTATTSMEQTTTPTSSTTTEATTTTPSTSTEQIATPTASPTTEAITTAATASTELTTTPTASTPTEATTATATTTISTETTTTTTATTSMEQTTTPTSSTTTEATTTTPSTSTEQIATPTASPTTEAITTAATASTELTTTPTASTPTEATTATATTTISTDTTITTAAIASTEPTTTMTTRSTTEAATTATTLMEPSTTPTSSPTTEVTTTPATTTAPTESTTTIATTSTEQTTTPASSTTTEATTTTATTSTEQTTTPTASTATEATTTTVTTSAEQTTTPTASTTTEATTTTVTTSTEQTTTPTSSTTTEATTTTATTSMEQSTTPTASTTTEATTTTVTTSTEQTTTPTASTTTEATTATATTTISTETTTVTTATTSMEQTTTPISSTTTETTLTTATTSTEQTTTPTASTTTEATTTTATTSMEQTTTPTASTTTEATTTTATTSTELTTTPTASTPTEATTATATTTISTETTTTTAAITSTEPTTTMTTSSTTEAATTTTTLMEPSTTPTSSPTMEVTTTTATTTAPTESTTTIATTSTEQTTTPTTSTTTETTTATATTSTELTTTPTTSTTTEATTATAITTISTETTTTTAATTSTEQTTTPTASPTTEATSTAATASTELTTTPTASTPTEATTATATTTISTETTTTTAAITSTEPTTTMTTSSTTEAATTTTTLMEPSTTPTSSPTMEVTTTTATTTAPTESTTTIATTSTEQTTTPTTSTTTETTTATATTSTELTTTPTTSTTTEATTATATTTISTETTTTTAATTSTEQTTIPTVSRTTEATTTTATTSTEQTTTPTSGTTTEATTTIASTSTEQTTTQTTSTTTEDTTTAATTTTELPTTPTSGTTTEVTTAIASTSTEQTTTPTTSSTTEATTTAATTTTELPTTLSTSSTTGAASTASTTAASTEPTDTTASTTSTELTTPMTTSIPTEATTIIATIAVSTEPTTTIATTSTEQTTTPTTSSTTETTTATATTSTELTTTPTTSTTTETTTATATTSTELTTTPTTSTTTEATTATATTTISTETTTTTAATTSTEQTTIPTVSRTTEATTTTATTSTEQTTTPTSGTTTEATTAVASTSTEQTTTPTTSSTTEDTTTAATTTTELPTTLSTSSTTGAASTASTTAASTEPTDTTASTTSLNRLPQ